In Tachysurus fulvidraco isolate hzauxx_2018 chromosome 11, HZAU_PFXX_2.0, whole genome shotgun sequence, one DNA window encodes the following:
- the kcnj13 gene encoding inward rectifier potassium channel 13 isoform X1, producing the protein MQCPNQQLHHPPTLPFGMASSSSSLPLMKTKSQLQRLVSKDGRSLMRSPASGIRETWIGAFKDMWGAWLSLRWRWVVLAFCGSFLLHWLLFAVLWYVLARANGDLDVDHDNPPPGHTLCVKYVTGFPAAFSFALETQLTIGYGTMYPNADCPTAIALLALQMLLGLMLEAFITGAFVAKFSRPQKRCSGILFSPKAVVCEVEGQRCLMFRVCNLLSRPLVDVCVSAVLYEEQVDHTIRQTALDFLLDGLGSRPCPLFLSPLTFLHTLTPDSPLNRAMPPSGQSQFELVVFLSASQEGTGSAYQKRTSYLADEIQYGRRFTKAVLHEEWRNSNKAMRYFDTHICPLMGPNNYSNSRDKECVVQVNGDGNDAME; encoded by the exons ATGCAAT GTCCAAATCAACAACTTCATCACCCCCCTACCCTCCCTTTTGGCATGGCAAGCAGCAGCTCATCATTACCACTAATGAAAACCAAATCTCAGCTGCAAAGATTGGTCAGTAAGGATGGGCGGAGTCTTATGCGCAGTCCTGCCTCCGGTATACGGGAAACATGGATCGGGGCATTTAAAGACATGTGGGGGGCGTGGCTTTCCCTGCGTTGGCGTTGGGTGGTGTTGGCATTTTGTGGTTCCTTCCTTCTCCACTGGCTTCTCTTTGCTGTACTGTGGTATGTCTTGGCACGAGCCAATGGTGATTTGGATGTTGACCATGACAACCCACCACCCGGGCATACGCTGTGCGTCAAATATGTCACAGGGTTCCCAGCAGCCTTCTCGTTTGCCCTGGAGACCCAGTTGACCATCGGATATGGGACCATGTACCCTAATGCAGACTGCCCCACCGCTATCGCCCTTCTTGCCCTGCAGATGCTGCTGGGGCTCATGCTTGAGGCCTTCATCACCG gtgcaTTTGTGGCTAAATTCTCCCGTCCACAGAAGCGCTGCAGTGGAATCTTGTTCAGTCCTAAAGCCGTGGTGTGTGAGGTTGAAGGTCAGCGTTGTCTAATGTTCCGTGTGTGCAACCTGCTCTCAAGGCCGCTggttgacgtgtgtgtgagtgctgtgctgTATGAGGAACAGGTCGACCACACAATCCGCCAAACCGCCCTGGATTTCCTGTTGGATGGCTTGGGCTCGAGGCCTTGTCCCCTCTTCCTGTCACCTTTGACCTTTCTTCACACCTTGACTCCAGACAGCCCCTTGAATCGTGCCATGCCCCCTTCAGGCCAGTCGCAGTTCGAGCTAGTGGTGTTTCTTTCCGCTTCCCAAGAGGGCACTGGATCCGCCTACCAAAAGAGGACGTCCTACTTGGCTGATGAGATCCAATATGGCCGCCGTTTCACCAAGGCTGTCCTGCATGAAGAATGGCGAAACAGCAATAAGGCCATGCGCTATTTCGACACGCACATATGCCCACTTATGGGACCCAACAATTACAGCAACTCTCGGGACAAGGAGTGTGTGGTACAGGTCAATGGAGACGGTAACGATGCAATGGAatag
- the efhd1 gene encoding EF-hand domain-containing protein D1 isoform X1, which produces MLSMDARSERYRGKNGDIVELATQSCSSRASRLKPACDAACSPASFSLSLLEAPTADRKDTTAIHRISVMASEELARKLQRRLDATESPAESPAISPAMSPWMSPANSPARCVTEPRREGESKDSAASNGDSCSNELAEKLNRRLEIDGGGARPRQMMKVFNPYTEFKEFTRKQIKQMEEMFKRFDSGKDGYIDLMELKMMMEKLGAPQTHIGLKNMIREVDEDYDGKLSYREFLLIFRRAAAGELKDDDPLMALARLSEINVSNEGVKGACDFFEAKAQVLSVRSKFEAELREEKEEKQRMEEERKQRRAAFKELQSAFCS; this is translated from the exons ATGTTAAGTATGGATGCCAGGTCTGAGAGATATCGTGGTAAAAATGGAGATATCGTGGAACTGGCAACACAGTCGTGCAGCTCGCGAGCATCCCGACTTAAACCGGCCTGTGATGCAGCGTGCAGCCCcgcctccttctctctctccctccttgaGGCACCGACAGCTGATCGCAAAGACACCACCGCAATTCACCGGATCTCCGTGATGGCGTCTGAGGAGCTCGCGCGGAAACTGCAGCGCAGGCTGGATGCCACGGAGAGCCCGGCGGAGAGCCCGGCGATCAGCCCAGCAATGAGTCCGTGGATGAGTCCTGCGAACAGCCCGGCGAGGTGCGTCACCGAGCCGCGGCGCGAGGGCGAGAGCAAGGACTCGGCCGCCTCTAACGGGGACTCGTGCTCGAACGAACTCGCGGAGAAGCTCAACCGCAGGTTAGAGATCGACGGAGGCGGCGCGAGGCCCAGACAGATGATGAAGGTGTTCAACCCGTACACCGAATTCAAGGAGTTCACGCGCAAACAGATCAAACAGATGGAGGAGATGTTTAAGAG GTTCGACTCAGGTAAGGACGGCTACATCGATCTGATGGAgctgaagatgatgatggagaAGCTCGGTGCTCCTCAGACTCACATCGGCCTGAAGAACATGATCCGTGAGGTGGACGAAGACTATGACGGCAAGCTCAGCTATCGAGAG tttctccTGATCTTTAGGAGAGCCGCGGCAGGGGAGCTGAAGGATGATGACCCTCTTATGGCACTGGCTCGTCTCTCAGAGATCAATGTGTCAAATGAAGGCGTGAAGGGAGCATGCGACTTCTTTGAGGCCAag gctCAGGTGCTGTCAGTACGTAGTAAGTTTGAGGCAGAGCTCcgggaggagaaagaggagaagcagaggatggaggaggagaggaaacaACGACGGGCTGCTTTTAAAGAGCTGCAATCTGCGTTCTGCtcctga
- the efhd1 gene encoding EF-hand domain-containing protein D1 isoform X2: MELKMMMEKLGAPQTHIGLKNMIREVDEDYDGKLSYREFLLIFRRAAAGELKDDDPLMALARLSEINVSNEGVKGACDFFEAKAQVLSVRSKFEAELREEKEEKQRMEEERKQRRAAFKELQSAFCS, from the exons ATGGAgctgaagatgatgatggagaAGCTCGGTGCTCCTCAGACTCACATCGGCCTGAAGAACATGATCCGTGAGGTGGACGAAGACTATGACGGCAAGCTCAGCTATCGAGAG tttctccTGATCTTTAGGAGAGCCGCGGCAGGGGAGCTGAAGGATGATGACCCTCTTATGGCACTGGCTCGTCTCTCAGAGATCAATGTGTCAAATGAAGGCGTGAAGGGAGCATGCGACTTCTTTGAGGCCAag gctCAGGTGCTGTCAGTACGTAGTAAGTTTGAGGCAGAGCTCcgggaggagaaagaggagaagcagaggatggaggaggagaggaaacaACGACGGGCTGCTTTTAAAGAGCTGCAATCTGCGTTCTGCtcctga
- the kcnj13 gene encoding inward rectifier potassium channel 13 isoform X2 — protein sequence MASSSSSLPLMKTKSQLQRLVSKDGRSLMRSPASGIRETWIGAFKDMWGAWLSLRWRWVVLAFCGSFLLHWLLFAVLWYVLARANGDLDVDHDNPPPGHTLCVKYVTGFPAAFSFALETQLTIGYGTMYPNADCPTAIALLALQMLLGLMLEAFITGAFVAKFSRPQKRCSGILFSPKAVVCEVEGQRCLMFRVCNLLSRPLVDVCVSAVLYEEQVDHTIRQTALDFLLDGLGSRPCPLFLSPLTFLHTLTPDSPLNRAMPPSGQSQFELVVFLSASQEGTGSAYQKRTSYLADEIQYGRRFTKAVLHEEWRNSNKAMRYFDTHICPLMGPNNYSNSRDKECVVQVNGDGNDAME from the exons ATGGCAAGCAGCAGCTCATCATTACCACTAATGAAAACCAAATCTCAGCTGCAAAGATTGGTCAGTAAGGATGGGCGGAGTCTTATGCGCAGTCCTGCCTCCGGTATACGGGAAACATGGATCGGGGCATTTAAAGACATGTGGGGGGCGTGGCTTTCCCTGCGTTGGCGTTGGGTGGTGTTGGCATTTTGTGGTTCCTTCCTTCTCCACTGGCTTCTCTTTGCTGTACTGTGGTATGTCTTGGCACGAGCCAATGGTGATTTGGATGTTGACCATGACAACCCACCACCCGGGCATACGCTGTGCGTCAAATATGTCACAGGGTTCCCAGCAGCCTTCTCGTTTGCCCTGGAGACCCAGTTGACCATCGGATATGGGACCATGTACCCTAATGCAGACTGCCCCACCGCTATCGCCCTTCTTGCCCTGCAGATGCTGCTGGGGCTCATGCTTGAGGCCTTCATCACCG gtgcaTTTGTGGCTAAATTCTCCCGTCCACAGAAGCGCTGCAGTGGAATCTTGTTCAGTCCTAAAGCCGTGGTGTGTGAGGTTGAAGGTCAGCGTTGTCTAATGTTCCGTGTGTGCAACCTGCTCTCAAGGCCGCTggttgacgtgtgtgtgagtgctgtgctgTATGAGGAACAGGTCGACCACACAATCCGCCAAACCGCCCTGGATTTCCTGTTGGATGGCTTGGGCTCGAGGCCTTGTCCCCTCTTCCTGTCACCTTTGACCTTTCTTCACACCTTGACTCCAGACAGCCCCTTGAATCGTGCCATGCCCCCTTCAGGCCAGTCGCAGTTCGAGCTAGTGGTGTTTCTTTCCGCTTCCCAAGAGGGCACTGGATCCGCCTACCAAAAGAGGACGTCCTACTTGGCTGATGAGATCCAATATGGCCGCCGTTTCACCAAGGCTGTCCTGCATGAAGAATGGCGAAACAGCAATAAGGCCATGCGCTATTTCGACACGCACATATGCCCACTTATGGGACCCAACAATTACAGCAACTCTCGGGACAAGGAGTGTGTGGTACAGGTCAATGGAGACGGTAACGATGCAATGGAatag